A DNA window from Archocentrus centrarchus isolate MPI-CPG fArcCen1 chromosome 15, fArcCen1, whole genome shotgun sequence contains the following coding sequences:
- the dlk2 gene encoding protein delta homolog 2 isoform X1, which produces MPSSDDNMAASRTAAALLLLSCCILLVLIGPPCACQESDCSCNITNSRCDEFGVCRCDPGWDGDLCDHCVPMPGCVHGSCEQPWQCTCDPGWGGRFCDKDLNVCLQQQPCQNGATCVMQDSGDFTCLCPKGFHGPSCQQRTGPCHQRRSPCKNGGLCEDADGFAVEVTCRCLAGFTGLRCETNIDDCLMKPCANSATCIDGINRFSCVCPAGFSGRFCTVNLDDCDSQPCLNGGRCLDRAGGFRCICRPGFTGATCEAPPPSSNTRKPGWTTVGWEGGGGGQSQRITTSSGGRNTSHSDNLLKVTVSERSGAGLSEVQLIIILVLAGVTLTVVVLTTTLVLQGHHRNCGHTPCWSSVSLLSSSSSSQRGQKSHQRAQRVEEEGQISFLSAAEPEKKKLNTEVTLHVPQGQA; this is translated from the exons AT GCCCTCATCTGACGACAACATGGCGGCATCCAGAACCGCGGCCGCCCTGCTGCTCCTGAGCTGCTGCATCCTCCTCGTTCTCATCGGCCCGCCCTGCGCATGTCAAG AGAGCGACTGCAGCTGTAACATCACCAACAGCCGCTGTGACGAGTTTGGAGTTTGCAG GTGTGACCCTGGCTGGGACGGCGACCTATGCGACCACTGCGTGCCGATGCCTGGCTGCGTGCACGGTTCCTGTGAGCAGCCATGGCAGTGCACCTGTGATCCAGGGTGGGGAGGGCGCTTCTGtgataaag ACCTGAACGTGTGCTTGCAGCAGCAGCCGTGTCAGAACGGAGCTACCTGTGTGATGCAGGACAGCGGCGACTTCACCTGTCTGTGTCCCAAAGGTTTCCACGGCCCCAGCTGCCAGCAGAGAACCGGACCGTGTCACCAGAGGAG GTCTCCATGTAAAAATGGCGGTCTCTGCGAGGACGCCGATGGTTTCGCGGTAGAGGTGACGTGTCGCTGCCTGGCAGGCTTCACAGGACTGCGCTGTGAGACCAACATCGATGACTGTCTCATGAAGCCGTGTGCCAACAGCGCCACATGCATAGATGGCATCAACCGTTTCTCGTGCGTCTGCCCCGCAGGGTTTAGCGGACGCTTCTGCACTGTCAATCTGGACGATTGCGACAGCCAGCCCTGTCTGAATGGGGGACGCTGCCTCGACCGAGCTGGCGGCTTCCGCTGCATCTGCCGGCCTGGTTTCACAGGAGCCACCTGCGAGGCACCGCCGCCGAGCAGCAACACCCGCAAACCCGGCTGGACGACGGTAGGGTgggagggaggaggtggaggacagAGTCAGAGGATAACCACCAGCAGCGGTGGCAGGAACACCAGTCACAGTGACAACCTGCTGAAGGTGACGGTGAGCGAGCGCAGTGGTGCCGGCCTGTCCGAGGTGCAGCTCATCATCATACTGGTGCTGGCAGGGGTGACGCTTACCGTGGTGGTCCTGACCACCACCCTTGTTCTGCAGGGTCACCACAGGAACTGTGGCCACACTCCCTGCTGGTCCTCTGTGagtttattatcatcatcatcatcatcacagagaGGACAGAAAAGCCACCAGCGAGCACAGCGGGTCGAGGAGGAAGGACAGATTAGCTTTCTGAGCGCAGCAGaaccagagaagaagaaactcaACACAGAGGTCACGCTCCACGTGCCTCAGGGTCAGGCCTAA
- the dlk2 gene encoding protein delta homolog 2 isoform X2 — MAASRTAAALLLLSCCILLVLIGPPCACQESDCSCNITNSRCDEFGVCRCDPGWDGDLCDHCVPMPGCVHGSCEQPWQCTCDPGWGGRFCDKDLNVCLQQQPCQNGATCVMQDSGDFTCLCPKGFHGPSCQQRTGPCHQRRSPCKNGGLCEDADGFAVEVTCRCLAGFTGLRCETNIDDCLMKPCANSATCIDGINRFSCVCPAGFSGRFCTVNLDDCDSQPCLNGGRCLDRAGGFRCICRPGFTGATCEAPPPSSNTRKPGWTTVGWEGGGGGQSQRITTSSGGRNTSHSDNLLKVTVSERSGAGLSEVQLIIILVLAGVTLTVVVLTTTLVLQGHHRNCGHTPCWSSVSLLSSSSSSQRGQKSHQRAQRVEEEGQISFLSAAEPEKKKLNTEVTLHVPQGQA, encoded by the exons ATGGCGGCATCCAGAACCGCGGCCGCCCTGCTGCTCCTGAGCTGCTGCATCCTCCTCGTTCTCATCGGCCCGCCCTGCGCATGTCAAG AGAGCGACTGCAGCTGTAACATCACCAACAGCCGCTGTGACGAGTTTGGAGTTTGCAG GTGTGACCCTGGCTGGGACGGCGACCTATGCGACCACTGCGTGCCGATGCCTGGCTGCGTGCACGGTTCCTGTGAGCAGCCATGGCAGTGCACCTGTGATCCAGGGTGGGGAGGGCGCTTCTGtgataaag ACCTGAACGTGTGCTTGCAGCAGCAGCCGTGTCAGAACGGAGCTACCTGTGTGATGCAGGACAGCGGCGACTTCACCTGTCTGTGTCCCAAAGGTTTCCACGGCCCCAGCTGCCAGCAGAGAACCGGACCGTGTCACCAGAGGAG GTCTCCATGTAAAAATGGCGGTCTCTGCGAGGACGCCGATGGTTTCGCGGTAGAGGTGACGTGTCGCTGCCTGGCAGGCTTCACAGGACTGCGCTGTGAGACCAACATCGATGACTGTCTCATGAAGCCGTGTGCCAACAGCGCCACATGCATAGATGGCATCAACCGTTTCTCGTGCGTCTGCCCCGCAGGGTTTAGCGGACGCTTCTGCACTGTCAATCTGGACGATTGCGACAGCCAGCCCTGTCTGAATGGGGGACGCTGCCTCGACCGAGCTGGCGGCTTCCGCTGCATCTGCCGGCCTGGTTTCACAGGAGCCACCTGCGAGGCACCGCCGCCGAGCAGCAACACCCGCAAACCCGGCTGGACGACGGTAGGGTgggagggaggaggtggaggacagAGTCAGAGGATAACCACCAGCAGCGGTGGCAGGAACACCAGTCACAGTGACAACCTGCTGAAGGTGACGGTGAGCGAGCGCAGTGGTGCCGGCCTGTCCGAGGTGCAGCTCATCATCATACTGGTGCTGGCAGGGGTGACGCTTACCGTGGTGGTCCTGACCACCACCCTTGTTCTGCAGGGTCACCACAGGAACTGTGGCCACACTCCCTGCTGGTCCTCTGTGagtttattatcatcatcatcatcatcacagagaGGACAGAAAAGCCACCAGCGAGCACAGCGGGTCGAGGAGGAAGGACAGATTAGCTTTCTGAGCGCAGCAGaaccagagaagaagaaactcaACACAGAGGTCACGCTCCACGTGCCTCAGGGTCAGGCCTAA